The following coding sequences are from one Actinomycetota bacterium window:
- a CDS encoding pirin family protein → MAVPSIDVRPAAGRFHTRLSWLDSHHSFSFSRHYDPANTHHGLLLVSNDDVVSAGTGFTTHPHQDMEIVTWVLDGELEHKDSTGHKGVIYPGLAQRMSAGTGIWHSEMNPRGDRDVHFVQMWVLPDTERVDPGYQQRDIGPELGRGGLVPVASGQGHDAAVAIRQRDAVLWAGRLGAGERVAVPDARHVHLFVALGGATLEGAGELGTGDAVRLTAAGGELGLVAGADGAEVLIWETA, encoded by the coding sequence ATGGCCGTCCCCTCGATCGACGTGCGCCCGGCCGCCGGGCGGTTCCACACCCGGCTCTCCTGGCTCGACTCGCACCACTCGTTCAGCTTCTCCCGCCACTACGACCCGGCCAACACCCATCACGGCCTGCTGCTGGTCAGCAACGACGACGTGGTTTCGGCCGGTACGGGGTTCACGACCCACCCCCACCAGGACATGGAGATCGTGACCTGGGTGCTCGACGGCGAGCTGGAGCACAAGGACTCCACCGGCCACAAGGGCGTGATCTACCCGGGCCTGGCCCAGCGCATGAGCGCCGGCACGGGGATCTGGCACTCGGAGATGAACCCCCGGGGCGACCGGGACGTGCACTTCGTGCAGATGTGGGTGCTGCCCGATACCGAGCGGGTCGACCCCGGCTACCAGCAACGGGACATAGGGCCCGAGCTCGGACGGGGCGGGCTCGTGCCCGTCGCCTCCGGTCAGGGCCACGACGCGGCCGTGGCCATCCGCCAGCGCGACGCCGTCCTGTGGGCGGGCCGGCTCGGGGCGGGCGAGCGGGTGGCCGTGCCCGACGCTCGCCACGTCCACCTGTTCGTGGCCCTGGGCGGGGCCACCCTGGAGGGTGCGGGCGAGCTGGGGACGGGCGACGCCGTGCGGCTGACGGCCGCCGGGGGCGAGCTGGGGCTGGTCGCCGGGGCCGACGGAGCCGAGGTCCTGATCTGGGAGACTGCGTGA
- a CDS encoding GDSL-type esterase/lipase family protein codes for MSDATDGPVPVPGTGPSVLGRLARWALPGVRRVEAQVAPYARRWEESNAAALAPGASGPLWAVLGDSAAQGIGAPSFDRGYVGQLRDVLDLRRGERGRWRVVNLSRSGARTADVLAVQLPRLAELPAPDLVTVAIGANDVYRTPAALFLSNLRAVIAALPAGAVIATVPQGVRPRRAQLANAVIRSEAPAAGLVVADVWARTGPPWRGKFAPDAFHPAERGYADWTAAFADALGL; via the coding sequence GTGAGCGACGCCACTGACGGTCCGGTGCCGGTCCCCGGGACGGGGCCGTCGGTCCTGGGCCGGCTCGCCCGGTGGGCGCTGCCCGGGGTCCGCCGGGTCGAGGCCCAGGTGGCGCCGTACGCCCGCCGGTGGGAGGAGTCCAACGCGGCCGCCCTGGCGCCCGGGGCCTCGGGCCCGCTGTGGGCCGTCCTGGGCGACTCGGCCGCCCAGGGGATCGGCGCACCGTCGTTCGACCGGGGCTACGTCGGCCAGCTTCGGGACGTGCTCGACCTGCGCCGCGGTGAGCGGGGACGGTGGCGGGTCGTCAACCTGTCGCGCTCGGGCGCCAGGACGGCCGACGTGCTGGCCGTACAGCTCCCCCGCCTGGCGGAGCTGCCCGCGCCCGACCTGGTCACGGTGGCCATCGGGGCCAACGACGTCTACCGGACGCCGGCCGCCCTGTTCCTCTCCAACCTGCGGGCCGTCATCGCCGCACTACCCGCGGGGGCGGTCATAGCCACCGTCCCCCAGGGCGTGCGCCCCCGCCGGGCGCAGCTGGCCAACGCCGTCATCCGCAGTGAGGCCCCGGCCGCCGGCCTGGTGGTGGCCGACGTCTGGGCCCGCACCGGTCCTCCGTGGCGGGGCAAGTTCGCACCCGACGCCTTCCACCCGGCCGAGCGTGGCTACGCCGACTGGACGGCCGCCTTCGCCGACGCCCTCGGCCTCTAG